One segment of Vibrio mimicus DNA contains the following:
- a CDS encoding amino acid permease yields the protein MSESVRGTIGKFALLSMTFAAVFNVRNIVNNNIELGLSSAPIFLLATAIYFIPFVFIIAEFVSANKNSESGMYDWLKKPLGSKAAYLGSFLYWFVNLFWFVSLLPNVIAYASYAMLGYEYSFSPMITSIISIVLFAFATHISTKGASWLGKISEIVAYGVFALFAIYVLGALMALSGDHTPAEPITLQAMTPTINWATLGIMCWIFQAAGGAETAAAYLNDVKGGHKSFIKVIIIAGIVIGAMYAIGSLLVNVFVAREDLTYAGGMVEIFTGMANYFDISQTLVGRFVGIILFIAMFGSMMMWTAAPVKIHFSEIPKGVYGEKTTELNEHGVPVRAAWWQFAFVFLMLVVNGFGSESVQDMMNKAINLTAGTAMLPPIFIMVAYFVFRLKHDDTPRDFRMGSRKFGMSVVSVLIAIFVVSMSASAFPTGVDLVEAFFINVFMTAVFSGLAWWWISRFEKKNQITDASTAKPHSIPQH from the coding sequence ATGTCTGAATCTGTACGCGGCACGATCGGCAAATTTGCCTTGCTGTCGATGACATTTGCGGCGGTTTTTAACGTGCGCAATATTGTCAATAACAACATTGAACTGGGGCTGAGTTCAGCACCGATTTTCTTACTGGCTACAGCTATCTACTTTATTCCCTTTGTTTTCATCATCGCAGAGTTTGTTTCTGCCAATAAAAACTCCGAATCGGGGATGTATGATTGGCTAAAAAAACCGTTGGGCAGTAAAGCGGCCTATCTCGGATCATTCCTGTACTGGTTTGTGAACCTGTTTTGGTTCGTTTCACTGCTACCTAACGTTATTGCCTACGCGTCTTACGCCATGTTGGGCTACGAGTACAGCTTCTCACCGATGATTACCTCGATCATCTCCATTGTGCTGTTTGCTTTTGCCACCCACATTTCAACCAAAGGCGCATCATGGCTAGGTAAAATTTCTGAAATCGTGGCTTACGGTGTATTTGCACTTTTCGCTATCTATGTTCTTGGTGCGTTAATGGCATTAAGTGGTGATCATACTCCCGCTGAACCCATCACTCTGCAAGCGATGACCCCGACCATTAACTGGGCAACACTCGGCATTATGTGTTGGATTTTCCAAGCCGCAGGCGGTGCAGAAACGGCCGCGGCTTACCTTAACGATGTTAAAGGCGGCCATAAGTCTTTCATCAAAGTGATCATTATCGCGGGTATTGTGATTGGTGCGATGTACGCCATCGGCTCTCTGCTTGTGAACGTGTTTGTGGCGCGTGAAGATCTCACCTATGCTGGCGGCATGGTGGAAATCTTCACAGGAATGGCCAACTACTTCGATATTTCGCAAACCTTGGTTGGGCGCTTTGTTGGCATTATCCTCTTTATCGCGATGTTTGGTTCTATGATGATGTGGACGGCAGCACCAGTGAAAATTCACTTCTCAGAGATTCCAAAAGGCGTGTATGGCGAGAAAACGACGGAGCTGAATGAACATGGTGTACCTGTGCGTGCAGCTTGGTGGCAATTTGCTTTTGTCTTTCTAATGTTAGTTGTAAACGGTTTTGGTTCAGAATCCGTGCAAGACATGATGAACAAAGCGATCAACCTCACCGCAGGTACGGCAATGCTCCCCCCTATCTTTATCATGGTGGCTTACTTTGTATTCCGTCTAAAACACGATGATACGCCGCGCGACTTCCGTATGGGCTCACGTAAATTCGGTATGTCAGTGGTTTCTGTTTTGATTGCCATTTTCGTGGTCAGCATGTCGGCGTCAGCCTTCCCTACAGGGGTCGACTTGGTTGAGGCCTTCTTCATCAACGTATTTATGACGGCGGTTTTCTCTGGCCTTGCTTGGTGGTGGATCTCTCGCTTCGAGAAGAAAAATCAAATCACCGATGCCTCTACCGCAAAACCACACTCCATCCCTCAACACTAA
- the ebgA gene encoding beta-galactosidase subunit alpha: protein MNHWENFLHLHENRMPPRAYFFSYDALPQAKTFQRELSRLFLQLSGQWRFHYFNNPQLVPEEFYSNSMTEWGNITVPNMWQMEGHGKLQYTDEGFPFPIDVPFVPSDNPTGAYQRTFTLGANWQDQQTIIKFDGVETYFEVYVNGHYVGFSKGSRLTAEFDISAWVQQGENLLSVRVMQWADSTYIEDQDMWWTAGIFRDVYLIGKERVHVQDLTIRTDFATDYQSATLNCQVELENLSHATAADYSLEYVLEDQDKTVATGQCRALSIEKQSSVKFAIDLVNPTHWTAENPYLYQLFITLKDPQGKVLEVIPQRVGFRDIQVRDGLFYINNQYVMLHGVNRHDNDHLKGRAVGMDRVEKDLMLMKQHNINSVRTAHYPNDPRFYELCDIYGLFVMAETDVETHGFANIGDLSRITNDPAWEAVFVDRAVRHVHAQKNHPSIIMWSLGNESGYGCNIRAMYHATKAIDNTRLVHYEEDRDAEVVDVISTMYSRAQMMNYFGEHPHAKPRILCEYAHAMGNGPGGLSEYQNVFYQHDHIQGHYIWEWCDHGILAHDEQGNPFYQYGGDFGDYPNNYNFCMDGLIFSDQTPSQGLKEYKQVIAPVKIRDLVITPDQQKARFVLENKFWFSTLHDHTITADIRAEGETLATLQLKVDDLAANSEREIEINLPELDERETFINFTVRKDSRTLYSEANHPVAVYQFALKANTAHYTPFVNHNAQPLVINENRLEHVIEGHNFTLIFSKVNGKLTSWRVNGEELIQSEPKLSFFKPMIDNHKQEYQGYWHPAHLQIMQEHFRTLSVEVKNDAVLVTTTSIIAPPVFDFGMRCTYRYQINSQGQLNVELSGERYGDYPHVIPAIGLDLGINGQFDQVNYYGCGPEENYQDSCQASMIDVYRSTVADMFVNYPFPQNNGNRQNVRWAALTNRHGTGLLVKPQQEINFSAWFYTNQNLHEAQHTNELEKSGYITLNLDHQVMGLGSNSWGSEVLDSYRVYMDKFRYGLTLLPLQAGDCSASSMVKHDFDNAFFTPNHTQSVSNEA from the coding sequence GTGAATCATTGGGAAAACTTTCTGCACTTACATGAGAACCGCATGCCACCGCGTGCTTACTTCTTCTCTTATGATGCTTTGCCACAAGCCAAGACGTTTCAGCGTGAACTCAGCCGCTTATTTTTACAGCTAAGCGGACAATGGCGTTTCCACTATTTCAATAACCCACAGCTCGTTCCTGAAGAGTTTTACTCTAACTCTATGACTGAATGGGGAAATATTACTGTACCCAACATGTGGCAGATGGAAGGCCACGGTAAACTGCAATATACCGATGAAGGCTTTCCATTCCCAATTGATGTGCCTTTTGTACCTAGCGATAATCCAACGGGAGCCTATCAGCGCACCTTTACTTTGGGGGCGAACTGGCAAGACCAACAAACCATCATCAAGTTTGATGGCGTAGAAACCTACTTTGAAGTGTATGTGAATGGCCACTACGTGGGCTTTAGTAAAGGCAGCCGACTGACAGCCGAATTCGACATCTCCGCGTGGGTACAGCAAGGTGAAAACCTATTGTCCGTGCGCGTAATGCAGTGGGCAGATTCAACCTACATCGAAGACCAAGACATGTGGTGGACTGCCGGTATTTTCCGTGATGTTTACCTGATCGGCAAAGAGCGAGTTCACGTTCAAGATCTCACTATTCGCACAGATTTTGCCACCGATTATCAAAGTGCCACGCTCAACTGCCAAGTTGAATTGGAAAATCTTTCTCACGCCACCGCTGCCGATTACAGCTTGGAATATGTACTGGAAGATCAAGATAAAACCGTTGCCACAGGTCAGTGCCGCGCACTCTCAATTGAAAAACAGAGTTCAGTAAAATTCGCCATAGACCTAGTCAACCCAACCCATTGGACGGCGGAAAATCCTTATCTTTATCAACTCTTTATTACCTTAAAAGACCCTCAAGGCAAGGTATTGGAAGTGATCCCACAACGGGTTGGCTTCCGTGATATTCAAGTGCGCGATGGTCTGTTCTACATCAACAATCAATACGTCATGCTGCACGGTGTTAACCGGCATGATAATGACCACCTCAAAGGTCGTGCGGTAGGCATGGATCGCGTGGAAAAAGATCTGATGTTGATGAAACAACACAACATTAACTCGGTACGTACCGCGCACTACCCTAACGACCCACGTTTTTATGAGCTGTGTGATATTTACGGTCTGTTTGTGATGGCTGAGACCGATGTGGAAACCCACGGCTTTGCCAACATTGGTGACTTGTCACGCATCACCAATGATCCTGCATGGGAGGCAGTGTTTGTTGATCGCGCCGTGCGTCATGTTCATGCCCAGAAAAACCACCCGTCGATCATTATGTGGTCATTGGGTAATGAATCTGGCTACGGCTGTAATATTCGCGCCATGTACCATGCCACTAAAGCCATTGATAACACACGTTTAGTGCATTACGAGGAAGACCGTGATGCGGAAGTGGTGGATGTGATTTCAACCATGTACTCACGCGCGCAGATGATGAATTACTTCGGTGAACACCCCCATGCTAAACCGCGCATTTTATGTGAATACGCCCATGCAATGGGCAATGGCCCTGGTGGTTTGAGCGAATATCAAAACGTGTTCTATCAACACGATCACATTCAAGGTCATTACATTTGGGAATGGTGTGACCACGGAATTCTGGCTCACGATGAGCAAGGCAATCCGTTTTATCAATACGGTGGTGATTTCGGCGATTATCCGAATAACTACAACTTCTGTATGGATGGGTTAATTTTCTCGGATCAAACCCCAAGCCAAGGGCTAAAAGAGTACAAACAGGTGATTGCACCGGTCAAAATCCGTGATTTAGTCATCACCCCTGACCAACAAAAAGCGCGCTTTGTCCTTGAAAACAAGTTCTGGTTCTCAACCCTGCACGACCACACCATTACCGCAGACATTCGTGCTGAAGGAGAAACCCTCGCCACATTGCAACTGAAAGTCGATGACTTAGCAGCCAACTCTGAACGTGAAATTGAGATTAATCTGCCTGAGCTGGATGAGCGTGAAACCTTCATCAATTTCACCGTGCGTAAAGATAGCCGCACTCTCTACAGTGAAGCCAATCACCCCGTTGCGGTGTACCAGTTTGCCTTGAAAGCCAATACTGCGCATTACACCCCGTTTGTGAATCACAATGCGCAACCTTTGGTGATCAATGAAAACCGTTTAGAGCATGTGATTGAAGGTCACAACTTCACGCTGATCTTCTCGAAAGTGAACGGCAAGCTAACTTCATGGCGCGTTAATGGCGAGGAGCTGATCCAATCTGAGCCAAAACTGAGCTTCTTTAAGCCAATGATTGATAATCATAAACAGGAATATCAAGGCTACTGGCATCCGGCTCATTTGCAGATCATGCAAGAACATTTCCGCACCCTAAGCGTGGAAGTGAAAAACGATGCGGTGTTGGTCACGACCACCAGCATCATTGCGCCACCAGTGTTTGATTTTGGGATGCGCTGTACCTATCGCTACCAAATTAATTCACAAGGTCAGTTGAATGTGGAATTAAGCGGTGAACGCTACGGTGACTACCCGCATGTTATCCCTGCTATCGGTTTGGATCTGGGTATCAATGGTCAGTTTGATCAGGTGAATTACTACGGTTGTGGGCCAGAAGAAAACTATCAAGACAGCTGCCAAGCCAGCATGATTGATGTTTATCGCAGCACAGTGGCGGATATGTTTGTGAACTATCCCTTCCCACAAAACAATGGCAACCGCCAAAACGTGCGTTGGGCAGCCTTAACCAATCGTCATGGTACAGGTCTGTTGGTCAAACCACAGCAAGAGATCAACTTCAGCGCTTGGTTCTACACCAACCAAAACCTGCATGAAGCTCAACACACCAACGAGCTGGAGAAAAGCGGTTACATCACTCTCAACTTAGATCATCAAGTGATGGGTTTAGGCTCAAACTCTTGGGGTAGTGAAGTGCTCGATTCCTATCGAGTGTATATGGATAAATTCCGCTACGGGCTCACATTACTCCCACTTCAAGCCGGTGATTGCAGCGCCTCAAGCATGGTGAAACACGACTTTGATAACGCATTTTTCACCCCAAACCACACTCAATCTGTCAGCAACGAGGCGTAA
- the ebgR gene encoding transcriptional regulator EbgR, whose product MATLKDIAAEAGVSLATVSRVLNDDPTLSVKEETKHRILEIAEKLEYRTSSAKRNTVNAIPNHHFLALYNYRQEAEINDPYYLSIRHGIETQCEKLGIELTNGYESKIDPDLKRITGVLLVGKTTTATLQKASKLTDNLCYLDFSDDNGQFDSVDIDLIKISKQVTDFFIAQGFDRIGFIGGEDKTGYPDIREIAFAEYGQLKGVVNAQNIYRGSFSSSSGYRLAKEMLATPNFPRALFVASDSIAIGVLRAILEHGLNIPQDISLISVNDIPTARFTFPPLSTVRIHSEMMGIQGVNLLVEKARDGRALPLKVYVPSQLKLRGTTRA is encoded by the coding sequence ATGGCAACTTTAAAAGATATTGCAGCAGAAGCTGGGGTTTCACTGGCAACCGTTTCTCGTGTCTTGAATGATGACCCAACCCTGAGTGTGAAAGAAGAAACCAAACATCGCATTCTAGAGATTGCCGAGAAACTGGAATACCGCACCAGCAGCGCAAAAAGAAATACCGTGAATGCGATACCTAACCACCATTTCCTGGCCTTGTATAACTATCGCCAAGAGGCTGAAATCAACGATCCTTACTATCTCTCCATTCGCCACGGAATCGAAACTCAATGTGAAAAACTCGGCATTGAGCTGACCAACGGTTATGAAAGCAAAATAGATCCTGACTTAAAGCGGATTACAGGCGTTTTACTGGTTGGAAAAACCACCACGGCAACGTTACAAAAAGCCAGTAAGCTAACCGATAATCTCTGCTATCTCGATTTTAGTGACGACAATGGCCAATTCGATTCTGTCGACATTGACCTCATTAAAATCAGTAAACAAGTTACTGACTTTTTCATTGCACAAGGCTTTGATCGAATTGGGTTTATTGGCGGAGAAGATAAAACGGGCTACCCAGACATTCGCGAAATTGCTTTTGCTGAATATGGTCAACTCAAAGGAGTGGTCAACGCGCAAAACATTTATCGTGGTAGTTTTTCTAGCTCATCGGGCTATCGGCTTGCCAAAGAAATGCTCGCCACCCCCAATTTTCCACGAGCCCTGTTCGTGGCTTCTGATTCAATTGCCATTGGCGTTTTACGCGCTATTTTGGAACATGGCTTAAACATCCCCCAAGACATCTCTTTGATCAGCGTTAATGATATTCCAACCGCACGTTTTACTTTTCCTCCCCTCTCAACCGTGCGTATTCATTCGGAAATGATGGGGATTCAAGGGGTCAATTTGCTGGTTGAAAAAGCGCGTGATGGGCGTGCCTTACCTTTGAAAGTATATGTTCCGAGCCAATTAAAACTACGTGGCACGACACGCGCTTAA
- a CDS encoding UDP-glucose--hexose-1-phosphate uridylyltransferase: MSKIEFNPVDHPHRRYNPLTGQWILVSPHRAKRPWSGADEKPALAELPTYDAHCFLCPTNTRISGDVNPNYSGTYVFNNDFAALMVDSPAAPESENPLFKTQGVRGLSRVICFSPDHSKTLPELPVEKIRGVIETWNEQIEELGKEYVWVQAFENKGETMGCSQPHPHGQIWANSFLPNEIERKEQHLKAYYQQYGRNLLVDYVQVELKDGSRTVMETEHWLAVVPYWAAWPFETLLLPKTHIRRMNELNDEQRDDLALAIKKLTSRYDNLFQCAFPYSMGWHYAPFFEAGTDIEHWQLHALFYPPLLRSATIRKFMVGYEMLAESQRDLTAEQAAERLRAVSDVHYKEQEKHQ; the protein is encoded by the coding sequence ATGTCGAAGATAGAGTTTAACCCTGTAGATCATCCACATCGCCGCTATAACCCGTTAACAGGGCAGTGGATTCTCGTTTCGCCACATCGTGCAAAACGGCCTTGGAGTGGCGCAGATGAAAAGCCGGCATTAGCCGAGCTGCCCACTTACGATGCACACTGTTTTTTATGCCCAACTAATACCCGTATTTCGGGGGATGTGAACCCCAACTACTCGGGCACTTATGTGTTTAATAATGACTTTGCGGCATTGATGGTGGATTCGCCGGCGGCGCCTGAGTCGGAAAACCCACTTTTCAAAACTCAAGGGGTGCGTGGTTTAAGTCGAGTCATCTGTTTTTCTCCCGATCACAGCAAAACCCTGCCAGAACTGCCGGTAGAAAAAATCCGTGGCGTGATTGAAACGTGGAATGAGCAAATAGAAGAACTGGGCAAAGAGTACGTTTGGGTTCAAGCCTTTGAGAACAAAGGTGAAACTATGGGCTGCTCGCAACCTCATCCGCATGGGCAGATTTGGGCGAACAGTTTTTTACCCAACGAAATTGAACGCAAAGAGCAACATCTTAAAGCCTATTACCAACAGTATGGTCGCAATTTGCTGGTGGATTACGTGCAAGTAGAGCTGAAAGATGGCTCGCGTACGGTGATGGAAACGGAGCATTGGTTGGCGGTGGTGCCGTATTGGGCGGCTTGGCCGTTTGAAACGCTGTTGCTGCCGAAAACCCATATCCGCCGTATGAATGAGCTCAATGATGAGCAGCGTGATGATCTCGCCCTTGCCATCAAAAAGCTCACCAGTCGTTATGACAACTTATTTCAGTGCGCATTCCCGTATTCCATGGGCTGGCACTATGCACCATTTTTTGAAGCTGGCACTGACATTGAGCATTGGCAGTTACATGCGTTGTTTTATCCGCCACTGCTGCGTAGTGCAACCATTCGTAAATTTATGGTTGGTTATGAAATGTTGGCAGAAAGCCAGCGTGATTTAACGGCGGAGCAAGCGGCAGAGCGCCTGCGTGCGGTGAGCGATGTTCATTACAAAGAACAAGAAAAACACCAATAA
- a CDS encoding beta-galactosidase subunit beta: MIVLDNLQQFVAAYRGGKKWNRCIEAIHNIDNIQPGVMHSIVDSLVYMVEEGITAHSDQFVGNRRYFDVHYYLAGSETIEFAPKQELTVTQAYRDETDREYFQGHGQQIEVKAGQIALFDTQHAYRFHGEQPVRKVVLKITIEDGYMLNK; encoded by the coding sequence ATGATCGTATTAGACAACTTACAACAATTCGTCGCGGCTTATCGTGGTGGCAAAAAATGGAATCGCTGCATCGAAGCCATCCATAACATCGACAACATTCAACCTGGCGTAATGCACTCCATCGTTGATTCACTGGTGTACATGGTGGAAGAAGGTATCACCGCACACTCGGATCAATTTGTCGGAAATCGCCGTTACTTTGATGTGCATTACTACCTTGCTGGCAGTGAAACGATAGAGTTCGCCCCCAAGCAGGAACTCACCGTGACTCAGGCTTATCGTGACGAAACCGATAGAGAATATTTTCAAGGGCATGGTCAGCAAATTGAAGTAAAAGCAGGCCAAATCGCGCTGTTTGATACCCAACACGCCTACCGTTTTCATGGCGAGCAGCCGGTTCGCAAAGTGGTGCTGAAAATCACCATTGAAGATGGCTACATGCTGAATAAATAA
- the galE gene encoding UDP-glucose 4-epimerase GalE, which translates to MKVLVTGGMGYIGSHTCVQMIAAGIEPIIIDNLCNAKLTVLKRIEALTGKQPLFYQGDIRDETFLDSVFSQHRIHAVIHFAGLKAVGESVVKPLEYYDNNVNGSLVLARCMRKAGVKRLVFSSSATVYGDPQHVPITENSPTGATTNPYGRSKHMVEACLSDLFQAEKDWSITLLRYFNPVGAHPSGTMGEDPQGIPNNLMPFIAQVAVGRRKQLSVFGNDYPTPDGTGVRDYIHVMDLADGHIAALKAVGEKAGLHIYNLGTGKGSSVLEMVDAFANACGKPVPYELCPRRAGDIAECWASTAKAESELGWKATRTIAQMTADTWRWQSNNPNGYAD; encoded by the coding sequence GTGAAAGTATTGGTGACAGGTGGGATGGGCTACATTGGAAGCCACACCTGCGTGCAGATGATAGCTGCGGGCATTGAACCTATCATTATTGATAACTTGTGTAATGCCAAACTGACGGTGCTTAAACGTATTGAAGCACTGACGGGCAAACAACCTCTGTTTTATCAAGGTGATATTCGAGACGAGACTTTTTTGGATTCCGTCTTTTCTCAGCATCGTATCCACGCCGTGATCCACTTTGCGGGGCTCAAAGCGGTGGGGGAATCTGTCGTCAAACCGCTTGAATACTATGACAACAACGTCAATGGTTCGCTGGTGTTAGCACGCTGCATGCGTAAAGCAGGAGTGAAGCGTTTGGTGTTTAGCTCCTCGGCAACGGTGTATGGCGATCCTCAACATGTGCCCATTACCGAAAATTCACCAACCGGTGCCACAACCAACCCTTATGGGCGCAGTAAACATATGGTGGAAGCGTGTTTAAGTGATCTTTTTCAAGCGGAAAAGGATTGGAGCATCACCTTACTTCGCTACTTCAACCCAGTTGGAGCACATCCTTCAGGCACTATGGGTGAAGATCCACAAGGCATTCCTAACAACCTCATGCCCTTTATTGCTCAAGTTGCGGTGGGGCGACGCAAGCAGTTGTCGGTTTTCGGCAATGACTATCCGACCCCTGATGGCACCGGTGTACGTGATTACATCCATGTGATGGATTTGGCCGATGGGCATATTGCGGCTTTGAAAGCGGTCGGTGAAAAAGCTGGCTTACATATTTACAACTTAGGCACGGGTAAGGGGTCAAGTGTTTTAGAGATGGTTGATGCTTTTGCAAACGCATGCGGTAAGCCAGTGCCTTATGAACTCTGCCCACGCCGTGCCGGTGATATTGCCGAGTGTTGGGCAAGCACCGCTAAAGCCGAAAGCGAACTGGGCTGGAAGGCGACTCGCACTATCGCACAAATGACCGCAGATACTTGGCGTTGGCAATCAAATAACCCCAATGGTTACGCTGATTAA
- the ygjJ gene encoding protein YgjJ has translation MKTLFTKTTMLSVCIFAALPAFGQNTLEHSPHSDNQPPQTDLKLNFYGELGIGGHTALEGNDKGRYSDGTYIESGLELNYGNWFGLIYGEGWTVQADSVGNPWATGHGWGGFEGGINRFYAGYKTDHGTQFIFGRMDSSLDDVQWWGDATVDYGYVIPNSRDMNLAVKVQNLEGSLRYSISAAPEGKFDEDDALVHFGKYDRYADKYTHAAMVNGYLQYDLADAVTLMAGAEVTKDKGELYLLGIQYQNVAARTWHHTGDDSSYNDGRETGLQTSAWYEAMQGVYLSAAYNFAERTYHNQADETTSYINAGVWWEYGQGKYATAFDSKFHLSNDTSDSDNQLFVMQYFYW, from the coding sequence ATGAAGACACTTTTTACTAAAACCACCATGCTTTCGGTGTGCATTTTTGCTGCTTTACCCGCCTTTGGGCAAAATACCCTTGAACACTCTCCCCATTCCGATAACCAACCACCACAAACCGATTTGAAACTGAACTTTTACGGTGAATTGGGCATTGGTGGGCACACCGCCCTAGAGGGCAATGATAAAGGCCGCTACAGCGATGGTACTTATATTGAAAGCGGCTTAGAACTGAACTACGGAAACTGGTTTGGTCTCATCTACGGTGAAGGTTGGACTGTACAAGCGGATAGTGTTGGCAATCCTTGGGCCACCGGCCATGGTTGGGGTGGTTTTGAAGGCGGAATCAACCGCTTTTATGCCGGCTACAAAACCGATCACGGTACGCAATTTATCTTCGGCCGCATGGACTCTTCTTTAGATGATGTGCAGTGGTGGGGAGATGCAACCGTTGACTATGGCTATGTCATTCCTAACTCAAGAGATATGAATCTTGCGGTGAAAGTGCAAAACCTTGAAGGTTCACTTCGCTACAGTATCAGTGCCGCGCCAGAGGGTAAATTTGATGAAGATGATGCGCTAGTACACTTCGGTAAATATGACCGTTACGCTGATAAATACACTCACGCAGCCATGGTGAATGGCTATCTTCAATACGATTTAGCCGATGCCGTTACGCTGATGGCGGGGGCCGAAGTCACCAAAGACAAAGGCGAGCTTTACCTGCTCGGCATTCAATACCAAAACGTCGCTGCTCGTACTTGGCATCATACTGGGGATGATTCTTCCTATAACGATGGTCGTGAAACCGGCCTACAAACCAGTGCATGGTATGAAGCGATGCAAGGGGTTTACCTCTCTGCCGCATACAACTTTGCTGAACGTACTTATCACAACCAAGCAGATGAAACGACGTCTTACATCAACGCTGGCGTTTGGTGGGAATATGGTCAAGGTAAATACGCTACCGCATTTGACAGCAAATTTCATCTCAGCAATGACACATCCGATTCCGACAACCAACTGTTTGTTATGCAGTACTTCTACTGGTAA